ATCGGTGGGATCACCCAGACCGTCGTCGCCAACGGCGGCCCCATCCAGCCGGGGACGTGGCACCACGCCGCGTTGACCCACGACGGCTCCACGGTCCGGCTGTTCCTGGACGGGGTCGAGGTCGGGGGCACCCTCCACCCGGGCGAGGTCGACACCGACCCGACCATCCCGTTCGCCGTCGGCGGGCAGCCGATGGGTCCGGGCCGGCACTTCGACGGGCTCGTCGACGACGTCCGGATGCTCAGACGAGCACTTGGCCCGACGGAGATGCTGGTGCTCGCCAGCTGAGGGGCGGCTTCCGGGCGTCAGCCGACCCACGGCGGGACCGCTGCCCGGACCGCGTCCTGGAGCTCTTGCACCCGGGGCTCGGCGGTCGTGAGGAGGCCGTCGGCCTGCAGCCTGCGGGCGAGGTCGAGGTGGGGCAGGCCGAGCTTGCCGGCCATGAGGAGTGCGTGGTCACCGGGGTGGTCCGCCAAGTGGTTGCCGACGGACCGGAGGCCCCGCAGGTAGACGACGTCCTTCAGCGGGGAACCGGGCACGGTCAGGTCAGCCATGCCGCGCTTGGACCGGATGGCGATCGGGAACGCGGTGGCAGGGTCGACGTGGTCGGTCAGCCGCCCCATGACGTCGGCCAGACCGCCCCGCAGCGCGGCGTCGGCCGCGAGGACGCGTAGCGCGAACGTGCGCAGGCGCTTCGGTCGTGGGTCGACCTGCGCCTCGTGGTGGGTGGCCAGCCCCTCCTCCGTCTCGAGGTAACCGGGCAGGCCGCGGGCAAGCATCTGGAGGGGTTGGCGCGACCCCTCGTCGGCCCGGAGCACGTGGGTGCCGACCTCGTGGACGATCAGGCCGGGAAGCTGGGCAGCCGAGAAGGTGCTGTCCGCGCGGATCCGCACCTCCCTTGCGCTGGAGGCCACCGCCATCCGAGCGATCGACCGTTCCCGGACGATCGCGGTCCAGCCGCGTACGCCCATCCACGCGAGGACCCGATCGACGAGGTCGGCCAGGGCCGTGGCGTCGATCGCCGTGGCTCGCTCCTTCTCGTCGGTCGGGTCATCGGTCGGGTCGTCTGCCGCAGGAGTCGCCAGCACGTCCTCGGCGTGGGCAACCAGGTCCGGAGTCGGTGTGCCGTACTCGGCCTCACCGAAGGCGGTGATCGCGTCGGCACCGCGATCCGACAGGGCTCGCGCGAACCCCAGCGTGGTGTCGAGGGACTGCGTGACGAGGCTGAGGAACGGGGCGTCCTTGCCCTCCAGCTGCTCGGCCATCGCCGCCAGCCGTGCCACGTGATCCGGCGGGACAGGGACGTACTCGGGCCGAACCGCCTCGGTCGCAGAGTCCAGCGCGGCCGCACGGATCCGGCCGAGGTTGGTCGGGGTCTGGTGTCTCGACAGCTCAACCTCGTCGGTCGTTGCCCACAGCCGCGCCGTCCACGCGTTCACGGCAGTCAGGTCGGTCATGGTGCGAGCATGCCCGCTCAGCTGGTCGGTAGCTCGGTCACCCGCGAGGTCACGTCACCCGCAGCCCGCCCCGTGTCGGCTCAGTCGACCCTGCTGCGACTCAGGCGACACGCCTCCGGGGGCTGGAACGCGGACGACCCGTGGACTGGTCCACGGGTCGTCGGGGGTCTGCAGGTCGGGTCAGCTGGTCATGTTGGGGGCCGGCTGGTCGCTGGCGTGCAGGTAGCTGGCCACGGCGTCGACGCCGGTCACGTTGCTGACCTCGTTGACCAGGCGGTCGCGTCGGTCGGCGTCGTCGACGGTGCCACGGAGGCTCACGGAACCCTCGTGGGCGTCGACGTTGATGACCAGGTCGCTGAAGTCATCACGGCCGAGCACCTCGGTGCGGACCTTGTCGACGAGCTCCCTGTCCGAGCCCGGGGCCGTCTCGGTCACCGAGCGGGTGGCCTCGATGGCCTGGCCGGCCAGCTTCTGGGCCTGCGGGCTGTCGGCCAGCTCGCGGGCACGCTGCTGGGCATCGCGGCGACGGGTCTCGCCGTTGTTGGGGTCGAGCAGGTACATGATCGCGGCACCGGTTGCGGCACCTAGGGCGAAGGTCAGCTTGCGCATCCTCGTCAGCTCCTCTGGATCGGGGGTAGGTATGAGAAGACCTTTACCCACGCGCGCCGACCCCAAGCGTGTCCACCCGTTCCCGGTGACGTTCCGGGACCTTGGTCGACCGGGGCGGGGCCCTTCGGCCTGCCTCCCGACCTGCCCGGGCGGCCATGGTGACCGCAGGCCCTGCGTCCGCAGGGCAGCCGTCGATCGGGTGGACATCCGCCCGGGGAGCAGCGTTCACGTGTCCATCACCACCACCCCGACCTGGGTCCACCCCTTCGACCGACTCGACGCCGTCGAGGCGTCGCTGGACGGCTCCTGGGATGCCGTCCGGAGCCTGCTCGGCGGCAAGGGCGCCAACCTCGCCGGGATGACCCGGCTGGGCATCCCCGTCCCCCCCGGCTTCACCGTGACGACCGAGGCCTGCCTCGCCCACCTCGAGGCCGGCAACGTCCCGCCCGACGGCATGTGGGACCAGGTGGCCGACGCGCTCCAGGCGGTCGAGGCCAGCACCGGCAAGCGGTTCGGCGACCCCTCCTCCCCGCTGCTGCTGTCGTGCCGATCCGGGGCCAAGTTCTCCATGCCCGGCATGATGGACACCGTCCTCAACATCGGCCTGAACGACGAGACCGCCAAGGGACTGATCGCCCTCACCGGTGACGAGCACTTCGTCATGGACTCCTACCGGCGGCTCATCCAGATGTTCGGCAGCGTCGTCCTCGGCCTGCGAGACGACCTGTTCGAGCACGTGCTCGACGAGGCCCGCGCCGCACGGGGAGTGGCCACCGACGCCGAGCTGACGGTGGAGGACCTGCACGGCGTCGTGCAGGCGTTCCGCCGCATCGCCGTCCGCTTCCCGACCGACCCCATGGAGCAGCTGCGGATGGCCGTCGAAGCCGTCTTCTCCTCCTGGAACGGCAAGCGCGCCGTGGACTACCGCAACGCCGCCGGCATCGCCCACGACCTGGGTACCGCCGTCAACGTGCAGACGATGGTGTTCGGCAACCTCGGCGAGGACTCCGCCACCGGTGTGGCGATGACCCGCAGCGGGTCGACCGGCGCCCCCGGCCTGGAAGGCGACTTCCTGGTCAACGCCCAGGGAGAGGACGTCGTCTCGGGTACACGGGCCACCCGGCCCATCGAGGACCTCGCCGAGCTGATGCCGGCGTCCTACAGCCAGCTGGAGACCATCGCGCGGGTCCTCGAGCTGCACTACCGCGACATGCAGGACATCGAGTTCACCATCGAGGCCGGCACGCTCTGGCTGCTGCAGACCCGTGACGGCAAGCGCACGGCCCGGTCGGCCGTCCGCATCGCGGTGGACCTGGCCACCGAGGACCTGATCACCCAAGCGGAGGCGCTCGCGCGGGTCACCCCCGACCAGGTCGACTTCTTCCTGCACCCCCAGCTGGACGCGACCTCGAGGGCCGCTGCCATCGCCGACGGTCGTGCGCTGGCGACGGGCCTGAACGTCTCGCCGGGCGCCGCGGTCGGGGTCGTCGCCTTCGATCCCGACGTCGCGGTGACCTGGGCGGCGGAGGGCAGGGACGTCCTGCTCGTCCGCGCCGAGACCAAGCCCGACGACGTGCACGGCATGCTGGCGGCCAAGGGCATCCTGACCACACGGGGCGGGCGGACCAGCCACGCAGCGCTGGTTGCCCGCCAGTTCGGCAAGCCCGCCGTGGTCGGCGTGGCCGCCCTGGACATCGACATGACGACGCACACCGCCACTGTCGCCACCGAGCACGGCGAGGTCGTCATCAGCGAGGGGGACTGGCTGTCGCTGGACGGCAGCTCCGGCGAGGTCTTCATCGGGCGGCTGGACACCGTCGTCCCCGACCTGTCCGACGAGTGGCTGTCCACCCTCCTGGGATGGGCCGACGAGGTCCGGCGGCTCGGGATCCGGGCGAACGCCGACTACCCCGTCGACGCGGAGCGTGCGCGTGGCTACGGCGCCGAGGGCATCGGGCTGTGCCGCACCGAGCACATGTTCTTCCAGGCCGACCGCCTGCCGATCATGCAGCGGATGATCACGGCCACGACGACCGCTGACCGTCGAGACGCCCTCGAGGAGCTCCTGCCCATGCAGGAGGGCGACTTCCTGGGGCTGCTGCGGGCCATGGACGGCCTGCCGGTCATCATCCGGTTGCTCGACCCGCCGCTGCACGAGTTCCTGCCCACCCACGAGGAGCTCGGATCGCGCATCACCGACGCCAAGATCCGGCTGACCGCGGCGGGGTCCCTCGCCGACGTCGACGAGCTGCTCGGTGGCCTGCGTGCCGACGAGGACCTCGACGACCGCGTCCGTGCCCTGCAGGAGGCCAACCCGATGCTCGGCCTCCGCGGCGTCCGGCTGGGCCTGGTGCACCCCGAGATCCTGCGCATGCAGACCCGGGCGATCGTGCAGGCTGCGTGCGCGGCGGTGACCGAAGGGCTCGACCCGCGGCCCGAGATCATGGTCCCGCTCGTCAGCCACGTCGGTGAGCTGCGTACCGCACGGGAGATCGTGGAGGCGGAAGCGGCGGCCGTCCTCGCCGAGCACGGCGTCGAGGTCCCGATCGTCATCGGCACCATGGTCGAGACCCCTCGGGCCGCCATCACCGCCGGCCAGCTGGCCGGCGAGGCGGACTTCCTGTCCTTCGGCACCAACGACTTGACCCAGATGACGTTCGGCATCAGCCGTGACGACGCCGAGTCGGGTTTCCTGCTGGAGTACCTGCGCACGGGCGTGCTGGCGGACAACCCGTTCGGCCACCTCGACCCCGACGGCGTCGGCCAGCTGATGGAGATCGCCATCAGCGGTGCCCGTGCCGTGAAGCCCGACCTCGCTGCGGGCATCTGCGGCGAGCACGGCGGCGACCCGAGGTCGATCGCCTGGTGCCACGAGGCCGGGCTCGACTACGTCAGCTGCTCGCCGTTCCGCGTTCCCGTCGCCCGGCTCGCCGCGGCGCAGGCGGTGCTGCAGGGGGCGTCGGACTGACCGCTCGCCACCACGCACCGCACACGGCCCCCGGCATCGAACCGGGGGCCGTGTGGTGTGTCGGCGACCCCACTCCCCGTCGCCGCGACCGGGTCAGCGGAAGCTGTTGGCGAAGGCGATCAGGCCCTCCACGTAGTTGGCCCGTTCGAACGCCGCCGGGTCGCTGACCCGTTGCTGGCTGGCGCTGCCGCGCAGCTGGGCGACGGACTCGTAGCCGTGCTCGACAGCCCAGTCCACGAGCTGCTGCTCGCACGTCGCGACATGGGCGGGGCCGTTGCGCAGCAACGCCGACGTCATCATCGTCACGTCCGCGCCGGCCAGCAGCGCCCGGGCCACGTCGAGGCCCGAGTGGATCCCGGTCGTCGCCGCCAGGTCGGCGTCGAGGCGACCGTGCAGCAGCCCCAGCCACCGCAGCGGCAACCGCAGCTCCGAGGACGAGGACAGCTCCAGCGAGGGCACGATCTCGCGGGTCATCGGCGACACGTCCGGCTGGTAGAAGCGGTTGAACAGCACCAGCGCATCGGCGCCGGCGTCGACCAAGCCGGCGGCCATGTGGGCGAACGAGCTGTAGAAGGGGCTGACCTTCACGGCCAACGGGATCATCAGCGCACCACGGACCGCCCGGACGAGCTCGAGCTGCTCCTGCTCCAGCGCCGCACCGCTGCAGTGGACGTCGGCCGCGACGCGGTAGAGGTTCAGCTCCAGGGCGTCGGCCCCCGCATCCTGCAGCAGCCGGGCGTAGCGTTCCCACCCGGCCGCGCTCGTGCCGTTGAGGCTGGCGATCACGGGGACGTCGGCTGCCCGCCGCGCCTCCTCCAGATGCCGCACGTAGCGGTCGGCGACGGAGTCGTTGCCCTGGATGTCGGGGAAGTAGGAGGACGCTTCGGGGCTGGCGGCATGGTCGGCCATCAGGTCGCTGGTCGCCAGCCCCTCGTGGACGACCTGTTCCTCGAACAGCGACGGCAGGACCATGGCCCCGATCCCCGCGTCGACGAGCGCGCGGACGCCGTCGAGCCGACCGGTCAACGGACCGGCCGAGGCGACGATGGGGGACCGCAGCTGCAGCCCCATGTACGTGGTCGTCAGATCCATCACATGACCTCCTCGTTGGCGATGCCGTCGGTGTCGACGACGGCGCCTGGTTCGTGCGGCACCGTGCGCTCGACGCCGGCAAGCTGCTCGTAGTACCGCCAGCGCTCGTCGACGTCGGACTGCGCCAGGGTGAGCAGGTGCGCCGCCCGGACGGGATCGGTCCGCTGCAGCATGGCGAAGCGAGCCTCCTGCCCGGTGAACGCCGACAACGGCAACGACGGCTTGCGCGAGTCCAGGTGGAACGGCTTGCCGTGTGCCTCCTCGGTCGGGGCGAACCGGTACAGCGGCCAGTAGCCGCTCTTCACGGCGTCCCGTTGGTGCGTCATGGACTCGCCCATGTCGAACCCGTGGGCGATGCAGGTCGAGTAGGCGAGCACCAGCGAGGGTCCCGGCCAGTCGGCTGCGCCCTGGAGCGCGCGGATCGTCTGAGTCTCGTTGGCCCCCAGCGCGATCTGCGCCACGTACACGGTGCCGTACTGCATGGCCAGCATGCCCAGGTCCTTCTTGGCGGTGGGCTTGCCGGACGAGGCGAACTTGGCCACGGCGCCGCGGGAGGTGGCCTTGGAGGCCTGCCCGCCGGTGTTGGAGTACACCTCGGTGTCGAGCACCAGCACGTTGATGTCCAGGCCGGAGGCCAGGACGTGATCGAGGCCGCCGAAACCGATGTCGTAGGCCCATCCATCGCCGCCCACGAGCCACGTGTCGGCACGCACGAGGGCGTTCGCGAGGGTGTCCAGCCGATCCAGCCTCTGGTCGGGCTCCGCGTCGGCGATCGCCCGCCGCAGGGCCGCGACACGTTCGCGTTGGGCCCGCACGCCCGGCTCCGTGGACTGGTCGGCACCGAGCAGCTCGGCGACGAGCCCGTCGCCGAGGACGGCGCCGGTCTCGGTCAGCAGCTGTCGGGCCGTGTCACGCTGCTGCTCGTAGCCCAGCCGCAGGCCCATGCCGAACTCGGCGTTGTCCTCGAACAGGCTGTTGGACCACGCCGGACCTCGACCGTCGTCGTTGCGACCCCATGGGGTGGTCGGGAGGTTGCCGCCGTAGATCGAGGAGCATCCCGTCGCGTTGGCGACGACCATGCGGTCGCCGAACAGCTGGGTCAGCAGCTTCAGGTACGGCGTCTCGCCACAACCGGCGCAGGCGCCGGAGTAGCTGAACAGGGGCTGCAGGACCTGCGACCCCTTGACGGTGTCGTGGGGCAGGGCGTCGCGGTCGAGACGTGGGATCGACTCGAAGAACGTCAGGTTGGCCCGTTCGCGGTCGCGGTGGTCCTCCACCGGCGCCATGGTGATGGCCTTGTGGCTGGCGTCGGTCCTGCTCACCGCAGGGCACTGGCCGACGCACACCGTGCACCCGGTGCAGTCGTCGGGTGCGACCTGGATGGTCAGCAGGTGGTCGCCCTCGAGCTCGCGTGCCCGGAACGGCTTGGCGAGGAAGCCCTCCGGGGCGCCCTCGAGCGCATCGGGGGTGAAGACGTTCATCTTGATCGCGTCGTGGGGACAGACGATCGCGCACTTGCCGCAGTCGATGCACAGGTCTGGGTCCCAGACGGG
The nucleotide sequence above comes from Euzebya pacifica. Encoded proteins:
- a CDS encoding tyrosine/phenylalanine carboxypeptidase domain-containing protein, yielding MTDLTAVNAWTARLWATTDEVELSRHQTPTNLGRIRAAALDSATEAVRPEYVPVPPDHVARLAAMAEQLEGKDAPFLSLVTQSLDTTLGFARALSDRGADAITAFGEAEYGTPTPDLVAHAEDVLATPAADDPTDDPTDEKERATAIDATALADLVDRVLAWMGVRGWTAIVRERSIARMAVASSAREVRIRADSTFSAAQLPGLIVHEVGTHVLRADEGSRQPLQMLARGLPGYLETEEGLATHHEAQVDPRPKRLRTFALRVLAADAALRGGLADVMGRLTDHVDPATAFPIAIRSKRGMADLTVPGSPLKDVVYLRGLRSVGNHLADHPGDHALLMAGKLGLPHLDLARRLQADGLLTTAEPRVQELQDAVRAAVPPWVG
- a CDS encoding BON domain-containing protein yields the protein MRKLTFALGAATGAAIMYLLDPNNGETRRRDAQQRARELADSPQAQKLAGQAIEATRSVTETAPGSDRELVDKVRTEVLGRDDFSDLVINVDAHEGSVSLRGTVDDADRRDRLVNEVSNVTGVDAVASYLHASDQPAPNMTS
- the ppdK gene encoding pyruvate, phosphate dikinase; amino-acid sequence: MSITTTPTWVHPFDRLDAVEASLDGSWDAVRSLLGGKGANLAGMTRLGIPVPPGFTVTTEACLAHLEAGNVPPDGMWDQVADALQAVEASTGKRFGDPSSPLLLSCRSGAKFSMPGMMDTVLNIGLNDETAKGLIALTGDEHFVMDSYRRLIQMFGSVVLGLRDDLFEHVLDEARAARGVATDAELTVEDLHGVVQAFRRIAVRFPTDPMEQLRMAVEAVFSSWNGKRAVDYRNAAGIAHDLGTAVNVQTMVFGNLGEDSATGVAMTRSGSTGAPGLEGDFLVNAQGEDVVSGTRATRPIEDLAELMPASYSQLETIARVLELHYRDMQDIEFTIEAGTLWLLQTRDGKRTARSAVRIAVDLATEDLITQAEALARVTPDQVDFFLHPQLDATSRAAAIADGRALATGLNVSPGAAVGVVAFDPDVAVTWAAEGRDVLLVRAETKPDDVHGMLAAKGILTTRGGRTSHAALVARQFGKPAVVGVAALDIDMTTHTATVATEHGEVVISEGDWLSLDGSSGEVFIGRLDTVVPDLSDEWLSTLLGWADEVRRLGIRANADYPVDAERARGYGAEGIGLCRTEHMFFQADRLPIMQRMITATTTADRRDALEELLPMQEGDFLGLLRAMDGLPVIIRLLDPPLHEFLPTHEELGSRITDAKIRLTAAGSLADVDELLGGLRADEDLDDRVRALQEANPMLGLRGVRLGLVHPEILRMQTRAIVQAACAAVTEGLDPRPEIMVPLVSHVGELRTAREIVEAEAAAVLAEHGVEVPIVIGTMVETPRAAITAGQLAGEADFLSFGTNDLTQMTFGISRDDAESGFLLEYLRTGVLADNPFGHLDPDGVGQLMEIAISGARAVKPDLAAGICGEHGGDPRSIAWCHEAGLDYVSCSPFRVPVARLAAAQAVLQGASD
- a CDS encoding dihydroorotate dehydrogenase-like protein codes for the protein MDLTTTYMGLQLRSPIVASAGPLTGRLDGVRALVDAGIGAMVLPSLFEEQVVHEGLATSDLMADHAASPEASSYFPDIQGNDSVADRYVRHLEEARRAADVPVIASLNGTSAAGWERYARLLQDAGADALELNLYRVAADVHCSGAALEQEQLELVRAVRGALMIPLAVKVSPFYSSFAHMAAGLVDAGADALVLFNRFYQPDVSPMTREIVPSLELSSSSELRLPLRWLGLLHGRLDADLAATTGIHSGLDVARALLAGADVTMMTSALLRNGPAHVATCEQQLVDWAVEHGYESVAQLRGSASQQRVSDPAAFERANYVEGLIAFANSFR